A genomic region of Choristoneura fumiferana chromosome 17, NRCan_CFum_1, whole genome shotgun sequence contains the following coding sequences:
- the LOC141437112 gene encoding uncharacterized protein, whose protein sequence is MARRGGTMPALWQSSQRPMYVRTVWVDGFRHALLTNDDPYYAKLKKRRPHSSASTTQYTKTRTRREDSDLRKLSLVITSDKSSFGIRPKSHPDIEELNLNDLDQESEDEFLLKANSQPIYEFDSSRSKYNSLCLNMKAFRSNRTARNDCKENTDLSDRVLQWLDLAGKIDLLAPENGERMSQPRHSWPEIQKRNHNLSKSKTTIDLRAKEEAKTPKTDSARTQQSGIDRHDYHVPTSAATIENYARQSRNKITLRDAPKTKDAKTKRDIRVNVLEARQKVATERSAVEKQYAELVSKKLIPDLAKGKKQVHIFMPEMPKKHNSSVTSRTESLLSQLSSLNKF, encoded by the coding sequence ATGGCCCGTAGGGGCGGGACCATGCCCGCTCTCTGGCAGTCATCCCAGCGGCCTATGTACGTCCGCACGGTCTGGGTCGACGGCTTCCGGCACGCTTTATTAACCAATGACGACCCCTACTACGCCAAACTGAAGAAAAGGAGACCCCACTCCTCTGCCAGCACGACACAATACACCAAAACCAGGACGCGCCGCGAAGACTCCGATCTAAGGAAGTTGAGCCTTGTCATCACGAGCGATAAGTCCAGTTTCGGAATACGACCGAAAAGTCACCCTGACATTGAGGAGCTGAATCTAAATGACTTGGATCAAGAATCCGAGGACGAATTCTTGCTGAAAGCGAACTCGCAACCTATCTACGAGTTTGACAGCAGCCGCTCCAAGTATAACAGCCTCTGTTTAAACATGAAGGCGTTTCGGAGCAACCGAACGGCGAGGAACGACTGTAAGGAAAACACAGATCTATCCGACAGGGTATTGCAATGGCTAGATTTGGCAGGTAAAATAGATTTGCTCGCCCCGGAAAACGGCGAGCGCATGTCGCAGCCGCGCCACAGCTGGCCGGAGATACAGAAGCGCAATCACAATCTCAGCAAATCGAAAACGACTATCGACTTGAGAGCTAAGGAGGAAGCGAAAACGCCGAAAACCGATTCGGCGAGGACACAGCAAAGTGGTATTGATCGTCACGATTACCATGTACCCACATCGGCGGCCACGATTGAAAACTACGCGAGACAGTCACGGAACAAGATCACGCTACGCGACGCGCCAAAAACAAAGGACgccaaaacaaaaagagacatACGGGTCAATGTGCTGGAGGCACGACAGAAAGTCGCGACCGAAAGGAGCGCTGTCGAGAAACAGTACGCGGAGTTAGTTAGCAAGAAATTGATACCGGACCTGGCCAAAGGCAAGAAACAAGTGCATATATTCATGCCCGAAATGCCTAAGAAGCACAATTCGAGCGTGACAAGTAGGACTGAGAGTCTGCTCTCACAGTTATCTTcacttaataaattttaa